The following nucleotide sequence is from Pedobacter sp. PACM 27299.
TTATCCTCTACATAAGTACGTACGGCACTTTCTGAAGGGTATTTATTAGGTGAGTTGGTAGCCAGTGTACCATCTGTGGTTTTATTTGCCACATCTTCTTTAGCATTAATGCCCAGATCTGCTTTTACCTGATCAGGTGTTCTTTGCTGTAAAGTAGTTGCATCCACCGCATTGATATAATTTCCTGGTGTGTAAGAAACAATGCCGGTACCACCATTAGGTACCTGGACTACTCCGGTAACAGAGGTTGCAGAAGTCGCAGTGGAAGCATTACCAATTAAATCACCAGTCACTTTTCCGACTACAATATTGCCATTGGCATCTCTTTTCACGATGGTTTCCCCCAGATTGGCAGCAGTTGCTGCATTTGCTAGGTCTACCCCTTTTTTAATGTCAGCTGCAGTTACGCCCCCAACCTTAATTACTTGCGGCGCATCAGCTGTTCCACCGAGGTCATTTGAAAGCATCAACTGACCTTTTAAAGTCGTTGTTGCATCTACAATAGCGCCTTTTGAGTCAATATAAGACTTAACTGCTTTTACCGATGGATACTTGATATCTGAAGCGGCATCTGTTAGAATAGAAGTGCTTTTATTTGCTTTATCTTCTTTGGCGTCCAGTGCAGTTTGCGTTAATGTACTGATGGGTTTATCAAGGTCACTTACGTTATCTACATTACCAAGGCCTAAATTTGTTTTTGCATCAGCGGCATTGGTTGCACCTGTACCACCATTTGCAATCGCTATAATACCGGTCACATTTGTGGCATTTCCTGGAATATTTCCAGTGACTTTACCCCCGCTTACGGTTCCTATTTTAGCATCAGTTACACTGCCATCTTTAATTTTATCGGCAGTAATCGCATTGTCAGCAATAGAGAGAGGTGTTGCATTTCCGTCGCCGGTTAAGGTGGCGTCATGCTTTACGGAAGTCATCCCACCACCAGCTGCAGTGGTGATTTTTGCTTGTAATTCTTCTAATGCAGCCTGTACATTGGTGGAGGTTACCCCTCCCCTTGGATCTACAGGTACAGTACTCGCTACTTGTTTTCCTCCCGAACCGCCATTTCCTAATAAGCCCTGTAAATCAACTTTACTATTTCTTGGTCCAGAGATCGAGATCACCGTCCCTTCCAGGCTTAAACTTTGGTTTAAATCGGCTAAACTCACCGTATTACTGCCTCTAATAGACAGGTTATATCCAGCATCAAAGCTCAGCATGGGTAATGCCCCACCTGCTACTAATTTATCATCTACATATTTTTTAGTTGCTGCATCCTGATTATTAGTCGGATCTAACAAGTTTGTTAATTTAAAACCGCCCATAGAAACATTCTTTGCCGCTGCGCCGAATCCACTTAAGGGGATATTCTTTTTGTCTAAATCAACATTTGCGATAGAACCATCTGCAATCTTTATAGAAGTAACCGCATTATCCGCCAGATCAAGGGTTAAGTCTGTCAACACTGCTTCTCTTCCGTTGCCAATGGCAATAGTTCCAGATGACGTGACTGCTTTCCCCATTCCAGGTAAAGAATTCCCCGGAGTTCCCGGATCTCCTTTTTCTCCTTTAAGTCCTTGATCTCCTTTTATACCTTCTGGACCAATTAATCCTTGAATTCCCTGAAGCCCCTGATCCCCTTTTAAACCTTGTTGACCAGTTAATCCCTGAATGCCCTGAGCCCCTTGGTCTCCTTTTAATCCCTGTAGTCCGTTTGATCCCTGATCACCTTTCAGTCCCTGATCTCCTTTTAAACCTTGTTCCCCTTTATCGCCTTTATCCCCTTTTGGGCCGACTAATAAAATACCATTATTTGGCCATGCTCCTGCTGTTTTTGGCCCATAAAGGCTGTTATTACCTAAATGAAGGTAAAAATCACCATTGGTACCAATCATTGGAGAAGGCGTTGAAGCACCACTTAAAATGGTATTTCCACTGGCTCCAGTTCCGCCGCCAGCACTTAATTCCGAGTTATTTACCAATCGCTGCCATTGGCCGTTATTAAAATAATAGAAACCAGGAAGCGTATTGGTTTGGTAGATCAATAAACCATTGGCAGGATTATTGATCCCTTCACGTTGAATAAGGGTGAGTCTAGGAATAAGTAAACCTTTGGAAGTAGAGAGCACTTCAAGCTGCGCACTGGCATCCGGTACGTTAGTACCTATTCCTACCTGAGCTTTTGCACCAAATGCAAATAGCAACCCAATAAGCATGGCGTATTGCTTAACTGTTTTATTCATGAGATTACGGTATTGTTAATTTAGATCGTGATAGTATAGCTTTTACCCAAGACACCAATTTCCAGGTGCAGGGGTCTGATTCATTAATAATTCTTAAGGATATCCCGAAATAATTGGCCACAGATGTAGCAAAGTATGTTCTGGACTATGACTATTTTTGCAGCGTTTCGGTTCTTTTTTCTTTACTGGAAACATAATGAATACCATAATATTGAACAACAAGGCATTTGCTTTTTTGTACATATTGGAAGGTCAACATCTTACAAAAAACATCAATCCGGAAGCAAAGCTAATATAGATAAATGGAATATTATTGTAACTATAGTAAAATAATTGATGTAACCTGCAATAATTTTACTTAAAAGACTGTATATCAGTAGTTTTTAATTTTACCCATTTATGGGTATTGCAAAACTTATTGAACTAAAAAGAACAAAAGCCTCAATTATGGGATTAATATCTTGACTTTAGCTTATCAAACGCCCTGCAAAATGCAGGGCGTTTAGTCAACAGACGATTGGCCTTTGGGAGGTATTTATATTTTAATTATCTTTTTTAACCGAAACACTTTTGTTTTTTGAGGTATAACAGCACCTTTCCATTTTTCGAAACTTTCCAATTGCTTTATGTTGCGATAAATATCTTGCATCGAAATTTATTCATTAATTTTTATCCAGGTATAACTTTCTGGCTTCATTACCACAGGAAGCTTAATGTTATATTCCCGATCCAGCGTATATTTTTTAGGTGTTCCATTTTGAACGCTTAAGGTCGCTGTGTTTTTTAATCCGGTATAATACATAGGAATTTTAAGTTCTCTTTTTATTTCTTCTTTCAGTGGATTGTATAATAATATCATCCCCTTCGTTTTCAGCTGTGGATTCACGTGCATCAATCCATCCCAATCCCTGTCATCAGCCCTTCGTAAATGGATGATGTCTGCGTTTAGAATTTCCCGATTCTCTTTATACCAGCCGACTACCTTTTGCACCATTTTCCTGGTTTCTTCGGTATCATACAACCTCGGGCCACGGTAACAGGCTTGAATACCAGCACCATAATATTGCACCATCAACTGTTCGTAATCTTTTAAATGGTCTTTTAAAGGTTCCAAAACAGCTTCTGGCCCACCACCCTGGTATTTTGTAAGGGGCACAAATCCCCATACCATGGATGGAATCTCGTCCCAGGTTCCATCAAAAATGTTCTGACGATTCAGGATCATCTGCTGTTCACGCGATAGGGAGAAATTCACTTCTCTGTAACCGATGCCAATTTTATTGATGCCGTCCATGAAATACCAATCTGGTGCATTCACATAGATCCCATTTTCATTACACCAATGGTATAGACTTTTTTGCAATTCCATCTGTTTCCACTGGGAATCTGCCAATCCTTCATGGCCAGGGTGACTCGTAGAGGCACATACATCTCCTGGATAAGGACCATCGTTTTCGAAGATGTCGAATCCGGTTTTACTCATGAAGGTCTTCAATTTTTTCAGGTAGCCTAAGCCCCAGTTACTGCCAAAGCAAGGTGCATTTACAAAAAAAGCACCGCCTGGTTTACCTGTTTTAGGATCAATCACATCATCAGCATCGCTGATTTTACGTGAGCTAAACAAAGAATAACTGCCGATAAATAAGCCTTTACTATGGGCATAATCACTCAATGTTTTCCATTTATGGAGATTGGTACTACTGGTATCCTCCATATTACAATGGCTGCCAAAGCTCAGAATCAAGGCTTCATAACCCGTTGCGGCACATTGATCAATTGCAGTACGCACTTCCTCGTCGTTTTTACTCACGAGGTGCATGAAAATCGGGTTTGCGGTGGTCCATGGCATGGTGGTTCGGTACATTTTCCGAATGGCCAATCCTCTTCTTTCCCGATCGTAACTGTCCATCAGCAACTCATTGGTACGGATCGACTGAAATGCAGTTCCTGCTTTCAGTTCCACACCTATATTTCTACTGGGATGAACTTCTAATAAACATGGGGTTTGGTAGTCGTAATTAACCTGAGAGGTATACAATTTATCGACTTTCCAATGGGTACTCTGGTCGCTGATCGGGTAACGCATGGCATTGTTAAAAGCGAAATTACTTTCCAGGTAAATCCCCTGTGGTACCTTCATTCCCCGCGCTGTAGTATGGTCTAAAGATGCTGCGCCAACCACTGCACTTTCTTCCTCTACTACCGCCAGAACTTCATTGACCACCTGGTCCAACTGAATAGATTTTCCAGAATTATTCTTTATGCTGAGCCATTTGGTGATTAAAGGAAGGCCATCATAAATGGCATAATTCACTTGTACTTCGATATTTTTTAAAGCAGGCAAGTCTGATTGATAGCTGAAGGAAAGTACTTTTCCAACTGCTTGTTTTTTATTCCCGGCCCACATTTGTGTTTTCCAGTTCAGGAAGGGTCTTAATTCGGCAATCTGATGGGCAACATAGTGAAAACTACTGTCTCCGGCCTTAAAATCTTTGATCCAGGAAGGCAATAAATATGCATTTTCTTTTTGACCATATAAACCGCCAACATTGTAATTCCGACCATCAATAACCAGGCGTGCTTCTGGTTTTACAGCCCTGAGCAATTGCTGCCCGTTCATCAGGTTGATGAAATCGACACAAGCTACATCAGGGCTGATCCTAAAAGTTCTTTTCAGCAGGCCATTATCGAGCACTACTTCTTTTTTCTCAGGAACCGCATATATCTTAGCGGGATAAGCGGTGTTATCCAGCAACCAATCTTTTTTGACAGTTTGCGCGTTTAACCCAGTACCATTAAAAATTAAAAGCGAATACGCTGAAATTCTTAAGGCTGAAAAAATCAATCTTTTCATCTTCAGTTTAATTTGGTTTATTTTGTTTTAGATCTTCACCTTAATCAAAGGTGGAAACCTGCATTCTATAATTCCATCTCAGCACCTGAAAACTCGAAGGTGCTTCATCCTTGTTCACGCCTCCTATTCCTCTACCTGCTATTTAGCAGCAGGACGAAGGTATAATCCGATTTCTGCAATCGCTGGTGTCAGTCTGGAAGAAAGCATACGTAACCTAACTTCATTAGCCGTCACAGCCGGAAACCGCAGTAAACGTTTGTAACCGATAGTCGTCCCCTCAACAATTTTCTTCCAGGTTTCCCCCTCTTTATATTCCAGTACAAATGATTCTACACGCTGTCCAAGCTGCAGGTTTTCCTGCAGCGACAGCACATCAAATTTCTGCGGTTTATCCATTTTGAATTCCAGCACATCAGGTGTGGATTTGTCCCTCATTTTCCAGTAAGAACTGTCTTTCCCATCAAATAAAAGGGCTGTTTTTTTCGGATTGCTGCCAGTTAGCTTTGCAGTTTTCAATAGATTATTGGCAAAGGTTTCATCGAGTTGTTTTTTGAAACCTCTTAGTGCATTTACATCACTTTCGTTGATCAATCCTTCTTTATCTGGTGGAATATTCAACAGCAATACGCCATTACGACCAACAGAGCTGTAATAGATATCCATTAATTTCTCCGGAGTTTTCACTTTATCGTTTTCTGCCGGATGATGGAACCATCCCGGGCGGATCGACACATCAATTTCTGCTGGGTACCAGACTAGGCTTTTCGCTTTTGCAATTTTCGCTCTGCCCCCCAGGTCATTGTCCATCATATCTCTTGGTGCGAATTCTGCTGCTTTCTGAGAATTATCCGCAATCACTTCAGTGCGCATCTGATCTGCCGGAACCACACTCCACTCTGTCTCTCTGCCATAACCGGTTTCTGTTCCTACCCACCTCACATCAGGGCCAGAAACAGCAATAGTTGCTGCTGGCTGTAATTTACGGATCAGGTTATACCATCTATTATATTCATAAACCTGCTTTTTACCAGAAGGTCCTTCACCATTGGCACCGTCAAACCAGACCTCATCAATCTGGCCGTATTGTGTCAATAATTCGGTTAATTGATTGATGAAATAATCATTGTAGGCCATGCTTCCGAAATACGGGGAATTGCGATCCCATGGAGAAAGGTAAATACCGAAACCAATGCCAAACTCTTTACAAGCAGCAGCCATTTCTTTCACAATGTCGCCCTCTCCGTTTTTCCAGGGGCTATTTCTCACAGAATGTTCCGTATATTTACTTGGCCATAAACAGAAGCCATCATGGTGTTTAGCAGTTAAGATGACTTGTTTGAAACCAGCATCTTTACATACTTTTACCCATTGGCGGGTATCTAGTTTCTCAGGATTGAAGATCTTCGGGTCTTCTGTTCCATCTCCCCATTCTTTATTGGTAAATGTATTAATTCCAAAATGGATAAAAGCGGTCAGTTCGAGTTGCTGCCACCTCAGCTGCCTTGGGGAAGGTATTACATTTGCTGCTTTTCTGATGATATCAGCTTCTGTATCTGTTGGGCTGATCTTGACATAATTCTTATCCGTGAAAATTTGTGCAGTTCCTTTTTGCGGCAAACCGGCAAGGACTCCACAAGTAAAGACTGCAGCAATCTGACTCAGTACTTTAGCCCCTAAAACTTTTGTTCTCATTGTATGCGTTGATAAATTGCCTCACCGTTAAATAATATGGTAGGACAATTCAAAGAAAGCAGGAATTTGAGGTATAAAGTTTGGGTTAATTGTCAAAACGTTAAGCTTTTTTGGCAATTAGTATAATGGTTATCTTTTGGTCAGTTCAGAACCAAACACTTTATCCCAAATATCAGAAGTTA
It contains:
- a CDS encoding alpha-L-fucosidase, giving the protein MRTKVLGAKVLSQIAAVFTCGVLAGLPQKGTAQIFTDKNYVKISPTDTEADIIRKAANVIPSPRQLRWQQLELTAFIHFGINTFTNKEWGDGTEDPKIFNPEKLDTRQWVKVCKDAGFKQVILTAKHHDGFCLWPSKYTEHSVRNSPWKNGEGDIVKEMAAACKEFGIGFGIYLSPWDRNSPYFGSMAYNDYFINQLTELLTQYGQIDEVWFDGANGEGPSGKKQVYEYNRWYNLIRKLQPAATIAVSGPDVRWVGTETGYGRETEWSVVPADQMRTEVIADNSQKAAEFAPRDMMDNDLGGRAKIAKAKSLVWYPAEIDVSIRPGWFHHPAENDKVKTPEKLMDIYYSSVGRNGVLLLNIPPDKEGLINESDVNALRGFKKQLDETFANNLLKTAKLTGSNPKKTALLFDGKDSSYWKMRDKSTPDVLEFKMDKPQKFDVLSLQENLQLGQRVESFVLEYKEGETWKKIVEGTTIGYKRLLRFPAVTANEVRLRMLSSRLTPAIAEIGLYLRPAAK